Genomic segment of Oncorhynchus masou masou isolate Uvic2021 unplaced genomic scaffold, UVic_Omas_1.1 unplaced_scaffold_2284, whole genome shotgun sequence:
CTCCCTCCCCGTCCACGCAGAGTGGCTCGTGGTTTAATACGACTGTACGCCAAGCCTGCACTGAACATAGCGTCCTATCATTCAACACTCCCTCCCCGTCCACTCAAGAGTGGCTCATGGTTCCCTACGACAATGGATTTGGCCCTTTTGAAGCGGATGTGGgtggctcttaaaagagcctttgggTTCAAGTCGGGATGTTGACGTTCCGAGAAGGGTGCGTTTAACCGCCGAAACCGTACAGGGTGCGTCCCTGGCGTTTCAGAGCGTAGACCACGTCCATGGCCGTAACGGTCTTTCTCTTGGCGTGCTCGGTGTAGGTGACGGCGTCACGGATCACGTTCTCGAGGAACACCTTCAGGACACCGCGGGTCTCCTCGTAGATCAGGCCGGAGATACGCTTCACGCCGCCACGGCGAGCCAGACGGCGAATGGCGGGCTTGGTGATTCCCTGGATGTTATCGCGGAGAACCTTACGGTGACGCTTGGCGCCTCCTTTTCCGAGTCCCTTGCCGCCTTTACCTCTTCCAGACATCGTGTGTTCGCTAGCTGAGTTCAAGTGAATTAATGACGTAATTTTCTGTGCTTGGTGCTCTTATTATCTGCGTTTGGTGGACCTGATTGAAGCCAGTGGCACAGAAAGCGCGCGCTTTTGCCTGGCCTCTGCTGCAAAGGGGAGGGCGTTCGTTCTAGGGAACTATGGAGGAAGAAGAAATGAAAGCTACTTACGTGCGTGGGAAACACACTCAAATACTGGGCTATGTTGAACACGAGGCCCGACTGTGACAACTGGGGGATCCACTACTAACCTGTGTCCCACTCTTCACATTGATTggtgttgttcttgttgttgttgcaCCTGATTCAACTCTTTCAATCAGCTGTGCCTCtccagggctacaacaaaaatggCTACTCTACTCCTgcctggagttgggaaacactgaacTAGTAGGATTCAACCCGCTGCGGTTGCCAGTCACACCTAATAGAGATAGGCGTTAAAACCTCAGATAGTGTCACAAGTACAAAGGAGAAACGAAGTGGAACGTACGGGAAACAAATACGCAAGGAATGCCACAAATCCTAAGGGGTCCGTAATGTCACCTCAGTAGTCATGTAGCTCTTGAAGGCCATTTAATAACATCATTCTTCTTTTTCTTCCCTAGACAGGATCCAGGTGGCCATGGGAAGGGTGGCGATACCTCTGCAAGCTGAAACGCAGTAAAACATTCCtcagacacccacccacccacccaacacacacacacacacaataaagggATCGTTTCCCTATGCGTACAGAGGTGATAGGGATCTGCAAATATTGTATGGTACTTTTTTCTAAAACCAATAACACAGCCTTATATTATGCAAATAGTGGTATGAGGTGGATCCTTTATAGGCCAGATAGCCTCAGATGTTGCATCGAATGATCTCAACAGGTCATTTCAAAGGGGACAAATGAGGCCCAAGGG
This window contains:
- the LOC135533236 gene encoding histone H4; translation: MSGRGKGGKGLGKGGAKRHRKVLRDNIQGITKPAIRRLARRGGVKRISGLIYEETRGVLKVFLENVIRDAVTYTEHAKRKTVTAMDVVYALKRQGRTLYGFGG